The following is a genomic window from Nitrospirota bacterium.
CATCGTTCCCCGGACCCTCTGCCTGAGATGCCACTGGGAAAGGGACGAGAAGTTCCCCAAGGCCCCTGACATCAGCAAATCACGGTATCATGCAAAACACGTTTTCATCGAAAAGATCGAATGCACCAAATGCCATGGGTACAGAACTCACAAATTTTCTCTTGAAGAGCGGTATTGCCTGACCTGCCACAAAGACAAGGGGTTCCGTCCTCATGGAACGACAGACAAGCCCCATGAAAAAATACCGATGGGTGAACTACCCTGCCTGAACTGCCATACTGACCGCACATCCAACCTGCTGCCAGAGAGGAAGAAATGTCTCTTCTGTCATGGCGATGAAAAAGTCAGGAAGGAACTGACAAGCGATAATACGATTGACGTCAGGCATTTCAGACCGTCCGAGGAAACCGTCAAAAAGGCCGTCAAGATAAATGTCCCTGATAAGGCTCCTATGCAGTTCGAATGCAGGACATGCCATAACCCGCATCTGCGGGCCCGTCCTGACTGGGCAACCTGCACCGTCAAGTGCCACACAACGGTTCCATATACGGGCAAGCACGAAATTCACCTGCAGATGAACCTGCAGTGCAAGAATTGCCACAAACCTCACGGATGGAAAGTGACTCCGGAGCAGGCAAAGAAAGACTGCGTGACGTGCCACGAATATAAGGACCCAAAGCTTTTCATTAAATAAGTAGATAGGGCGCAGCGGGCCGGAAACAGATAAATATACATCCGGCCCGCTCAGATTTCAGTATAATACGGTAACGCTTAGGGGAGGTGCATTGCATGAAGAGTCATGTATTCAGACCGCTGTTGGTAGTAATCGGCCTCGTTGTCATTGTCCTTATCATCCGGGTTTTCTATGTTCCCAAGGATTTCGGTATCCATGAACGGGGATATATGTATGGGTGGTACAGGGAAGGCAACATCGAGGAATGGAAAACACAGGTTAAGGTCAAGTATCAGGGCAAGGAGTATTGCTCAGGTTGTCACGCTGACAAGGTTCAAACCATCGATAAGACCCCGCATGCTGTCATTCAGTGCGAAAACTGCCATGGGCCGGCAAACGATGCAATAGCCGATCACCCTTCTGAACAGCGACCGAAGCTCACCATCGATAAGACCCGGGGGCAGTGCCTCAGGTGTCACTCGAAGCTGCACTACCCGTCGAGCGGCCGTGACAAGATCAGGGGGATAGACCCTGACAAGCATAATCCTGATATCGAATGCGTCATGTGCCACAATCCTCATAAGCCAAGCCTGGAGGGATTGAAATGAACAGAAGAGATTTTCTGAAAAATACGGTAAAAGGTGTAGCAGGTCTCGGCATTTCAGCGGCAGCAATAGAGTTTCTAAACCCGAAAGATATTCTCGCCAATATTAATAAAGATACGGCTAAAGTCAGATGGGCCTTTCTCGTTAATACGTACAAGTGCGTTGGCTGCGGCTTCTGCGTAAAGGCCTGCAAACAGGAAAACGAGATTCCCTATGACGCCAATGTTACCAGGACCTGGGTCGAGCGCTATGTCATCACCAAGGATGGGAAGCGCTATGCTGATACGCCAAAGGGTGCGCGTGACGGCTTTATCACGACAAAGATCGAAATGGGAAAAGATAAGTTCCAGGAAGTAAAGGATGAAGACATTCAAAAGGCCTTCTTTGTCCCGAAGCTCTGCAACCAGTGCGAAAACCCTCCCTGTGTGCAGGTTTGCCCTGTAGGTGCCACGTATCAGGCCCCAGACGGTGTTGTACTTGTTGACAGGACATGGTGCATCGGCTGCGGGTACTGCATCATGGGATGTCCCTATGGCGTTCGCTTCTTCCATCCTAAATACCATACTGCCGAAAAATGCAATTTCTGCTATCACCGGATCACTAAGGGACTCAAAACAGCCTGTGTGCAGGCCTGCCCATTCGGCGCACGCCAGATCGGCAATATCAAGGACCCAAACGATCCTATCACAAAAATTATATTAACTGAGCGAGTCGGTATTCTGAAGGAAGAATTCGGCACAAAACCCCAGGTCTTTTATATAGGCCTTGACAGGGAGGTAAAATAAGATGGTACATGGTGAACTCTGGACCGTAAAAGAGCTTTTTGTATATCCCAACGAATACATCTACTGGAGCGTACAGATCGTCATGTATCCTTTTATGACCGGTCTTGTTGCCGGAGCTTTTGTGCTCTCCTCTCTCTATCATGTTTTTGGCATCAAGGAACTGAAGGACATCGCTCGTTTCGCGCTGGTTTTTTCCTTTGCTCTGCTTTTTGTGGCACCGGTGCCAATCATTCTGCATCTGCAGCATCCCTTCAGAGGCATCAACAACCTTATGACACCCCATTTCACGTCAGCGATTGCAGCCTTCGGCATCGTCTTTTCAACCTATGGCGCTATTGTCGCTTCAGAACTCTGGTTTCTGTACCGCAGGCATTTTGTAAGTATCGCGCAGCCCCTGAAAGATAAACAGGACAAGACACTGGGTGAATGGATTAAATTTTTCATCTTCTGTTCTCTCACCCTTGGCGTGTATGATGTCAGTGATGAATCTCTCAAAAAAGATGAAAAAGCGATCAAGGTCCTGGCAGGGCTCGGTATTCCTGTTGCCTGCTTCCTTCACGGATATGCCGGATTCATCTTCGGTTCGGTAAAGGCAAATGCGCTCTGGATGACGCCGCTTATGCCGGTCATATTTATTATGTCTGCCATTGTGTCGGGGATTGCACTCTGCATGCTCACCTATATCCTGACAATGGAAGCGCGAAAATTCCTTTCGAAACGCAAAAAAGCTACTCAGCTCGGCCATCAAACATCTGAAGAGCTTCAGAGCGCAGAGGTCAATGTTATCCGCATGACAGCAAAATATCTGCTTCTGTTTCTCGTCTTTGCGATCAGCCTTGAACTTTTGGATCTTGTCTTCCGGG
Proteins encoded in this region:
- a CDS encoding 4Fe-4S dicluster domain-containing protein, whose protein sequence is MNRRDFLKNTVKGVAGLGISAAAIEFLNPKDILANINKDTAKVRWAFLVNTYKCVGCGFCVKACKQENEIPYDANVTRTWVERYVITKDGKRYADTPKGARDGFITTKIEMGKDKFQEVKDEDIQKAFFVPKLCNQCENPPCVQVCPVGATYQAPDGVVLVDRTWCIGCGYCIMGCPYGVRFFHPKYHTAEKCNFCYHRITKGLKTACVQACPFGARQIGNIKDPNDPITKIILTERVGILKEEFGTKPQVFYIGLDREVK
- a CDS encoding cytochrome c3 family protein; this translates as IVPRTLCLRCHWERDEKFPKAPDISKSRYHAKHVFIEKIECTKCHGYRTHKFSLEERYCLTCHKDKGFRPHGTTDKPHEKIPMGELPCLNCHTDRTSNLLPERKKCLFCHGDEKVRKELTSDNTIDVRHFRPSEETVKKAVKINVPDKAPMQFECRTCHNPHLRARPDWATCTVKCHTTVPYTGKHEIHLQMNLQCKNCHKPHGWKVTPEQAKKDCVTCHEYKDPKLFIK
- a CDS encoding cytochrome C — its product is MKSHVFRPLLVVIGLVVIVLIIRVFYVPKDFGIHERGYMYGWYREGNIEEWKTQVKVKYQGKEYCSGCHADKVQTIDKTPHAVIQCENCHGPANDAIADHPSEQRPKLTIDKTRGQCLRCHSKLHYPSSGRDKIRGIDPDKHNPDIECVMCHNPHKPSLEGLK
- the nrfD gene encoding polysulfide reductase NrfD codes for the protein MVHGELWTVKELFVYPNEYIYWSVQIVMYPFMTGLVAGAFVLSSLYHVFGIKELKDIARFALVFSFALLFVAPVPIILHLQHPFRGINNLMTPHFTSAIAAFGIVFSTYGAIVASELWFLYRRHFVSIAQPLKDKQDKTLGEWIKFFIFCSLTLGVYDVSDESLKKDEKAIKVLAGLGIPVACFLHGYAGFIFGSVKANALWMTPLMPVIFIMSAIVSGIALCMLTYILTMEARKFLSKRKKATQLGHQTSEELQSAEVNVIRMTAKYLLLFLVFAISLELLDLVFRGYTATKSWDVLRSVIYGKDFTNIFILQYTIGNLIPFILFLLPNLTIRRAVLAVVLVMFGVFMMRWNVVVGGQAFSLSFAGYMHYHLPIIPHDWETLKEGFFGALAVFLAPFGLFWIITKIFPVFDVKESH